From the Brachyhypopomus gauderio isolate BG-103 chromosome 5, BGAUD_0.2, whole genome shotgun sequence genome, one window contains:
- the LOC143515060 gene encoding N-acetylneuraminate-9-phosphate synthase-like → MSAEFELCPGRRIGGLNPCFIIAEIGQNHQGDIEIAKKMIRMAKDCGADCVKFQKSELKHRFTKRALERPYNSPHSWGNTYGAHKRHLEFSHEQYKELQTFSREVGIFFTASGMDEMAVEFLHEINVPFFKVASADTSNIPYLEKTARKGRPMVISSGMQSMETMHCVYQTVKKHNPNFTFLQCTSAYPLATEHVNLRIITEFQKEFPDIPIGYSGHEAGISVTIAAVALGAKVVERHVTLDKSWKGSDHAASLEPAELKALVKEIRTVELAMGSPIKQMLPCEASCHSKLGKSVVVRRAVQKGTQLTLDMLGVKVAEPQGIPPQNIFKLVGKTIIVDVEEDDTITNDKVKE, encoded by the exons CGGGGGCTTGAACCCTTGTTTCATCATCGCAGAGATTGGTCAGAATCATCAAGGAGACATTGAGATTGCCAAGAAAATGATTCGCATGGCTAAG GACTGTGGAGCAGACTGTGTAAAATTTCAGAAAAGCGAGCTCAAGCACAGGTTCACTAAACGAGCACTAGAGCGTCCTTACAATTCTCCTCATTCCTGGGGAAACACTTACGGGGCCCATAAGCGCCATCTAGAGTTCAGCCATGAACAGTACAAGGAGCTGCAGACGTTTTCCAGAGAAGTGGGAATTTTCTTTACTGCATCAGGCATGGACGAG ATGGCAGTTGAGTTCCTACATGAAATCAATGTGCCCTTCTTTAAAGTGGCCTCAGCAGACACCAGCAACATCCCTTACCTTGAGAAGACCGCCAGAAAAG GCCGTCCCATGGTGATATCCAGTGGTATGCAGTCTATGGAGACCATGCACTGTGTTTATCAGACAGTGAAGAAGCACAACCCAAACTTCACCTTTCTGCAGTGTACCAGTGCTTACCCACTGGCCACAGAGCATGTCAACCTGCGCATCATCACA GAATTCCAAAAGGAATTCCCAGACATTCCGATCGGCTACTCGGGTCACGAGGCGGGCATCAGTGTAACCATTGCCGCAGTAGCCCTAGGTGCAAAGGTCGTAGAACGTCATGTGACCTTGGACAAAAGTTGGAAGGGAAGTGACCATGCAGCGTCCCTAGAGCCAGCTGAGCTCAAGGCACTGGTGAAAGAAATCCGAACAGTGGAACTCGCCATGGGTTCACCAATCAAGCAAATGCTTCCATGTGAAGCCTCCTGCCACAGCAAG TTGGGCAAGTCAGTGGTGGTGAGAAGAGCAGTGCAGAAGGGGACACAATTAACCCTTGACATGCTGGGAGTTAAGGTGGCAGAGCCACAAGGCATACCACCCCAGAATATCTTCAAGTTGGTGGGAAAGACAATAATTGTGGATGTAGAGGAAGATGACACCATAACTAATGACAAGGTTAAAGAATga